Proteins encoded by one window of Acetivibrio thermocellus ATCC 27405:
- the istA gene encoding IS21-like element ISCth9 family transposase has translation MIKMAQLEDIRKMYFMEGLSIREINRRTGIHRDTISKYISLEEPKPPKYKLTKERTHPVLGPYIPMIKQIIEDDKTRHRKQRHTGTKIFETLKKEGFSGGYNTVMDYLRKEYRKQREAFLPLEFELGAYAEVDWTEAYFYLKGKETKAHLFVMKLRGSGGFYVRAYPFEKQEAFFDGHIKCFEFMNGVPYKIAYDNLKTAVKKILEGSNREEQEQFIALRTHYLYESSFCRPAKGSDKGGVENAGKEAVRRFFVPYPEVDSFEELNEYLHNECIKLLESNPKWEAERAALRPLPAVRFDGARYKEAKVNRYSMVQFETNRYSVPTIYVGEKVTVKATADEVKILNKGTMIASHPRIYGRYQEQIKLDHYLELLLQKSRALGNTKVYKPQMLAPVYEQYRRSLNARSPRGNREFVKILMLHRDYPTALVTEAIEIAMAYNVYSYDGVFNILGQLLVSGSPKTAPVSKDKLQGIPEVVVIPPDLSKYSALMSGGGQ, from the coding sequence ATGATTAAGATGGCTCAATTAGAGGATATCAGAAAAATGTACTTCATGGAAGGCTTAAGTATCAGGGAAATTAACAGGAGGACTGGGATACATAGGGATACAATCTCAAAATATATTTCGCTGGAGGAACCAAAACCACCTAAGTACAAGTTGACAAAGGAAAGAACGCATCCGGTATTAGGGCCGTACATACCAATGATCAAACAGATAATAGAAGATGATAAAACCAGACACCGCAAACAACGCCATACAGGGACAAAAATATTTGAGACACTTAAAAAAGAAGGCTTTTCAGGCGGCTACAACACTGTAATGGATTACCTGAGAAAGGAATACCGAAAACAAAGGGAAGCTTTCCTGCCACTGGAGTTCGAGTTGGGAGCATATGCAGAAGTAGATTGGACAGAAGCATATTTTTATCTAAAAGGCAAAGAAACCAAGGCACATTTGTTTGTAATGAAGTTGAGAGGATCAGGCGGATTCTACGTAAGAGCATACCCTTTTGAGAAACAGGAGGCGTTCTTTGATGGCCATATCAAATGCTTTGAGTTCATGAACGGTGTACCATACAAGATAGCATACGACAATCTGAAAACGGCAGTGAAGAAGATACTCGAAGGCAGCAACAGAGAAGAGCAGGAGCAGTTTATCGCTTTACGAACCCATTACCTTTATGAATCTTCATTCTGCCGGCCGGCAAAAGGGAGCGATAAAGGTGGTGTAGAGAATGCGGGCAAAGAGGCTGTGCGAAGGTTCTTCGTTCCCTACCCCGAGGTTGATTCATTTGAGGAGTTGAATGAATATCTGCACAACGAATGCATAAAGCTTTTGGAAAGCAATCCGAAATGGGAAGCGGAAAGGGCAGCTTTGAGGCCATTACCGGCGGTAAGGTTTGATGGTGCGAGGTATAAAGAGGCAAAGGTCAACCGCTATTCTATGGTACAGTTTGAAACTAACCGATACTCTGTTCCCACGATATATGTGGGAGAGAAAGTCACTGTTAAAGCTACTGCGGATGAAGTAAAAATACTAAACAAAGGAACAATGATAGCAAGCCATCCAAGGATATACGGACGCTACCAGGAGCAGATAAAGCTTGATCACTATCTGGAATTGCTGCTGCAAAAATCACGCGCCCTGGGCAACACAAAAGTATATAAACCTCAGATGCTGGCACCCGTTTATGAGCAGTATCGTCGAAGCTTAAATGCCAGAAGTCCGAGAGGCAACAGGGAATTCGTAAAAATACTCATGCTGCACAGGGATTACCCTACGGCACTGGTGACAGAAGCTATTGAAATAGCTATGGCATACAATGTATACAGTTATGACGGTGTATTTAACATATTAGGACAGCTACTGGTCTCAGGCAGTCCTAAGACGGCTCCTGTCAGCAAAGACAAGCTTCAGGGCATCCCCGAGGTTGTTGTAATACCTCCTGATCTCAGCAAATACAGCGCTCTCATGTCAGGAGGTGGACAATAA
- the istB gene encoding IS21-like element ISCth9 family helper ATPase IstB produces the protein MPVNKMLIETYMKKLKMPQVAKTYESLAREAADNNLDYEEYLLCVLEQEVHQRENNRIQRGIRQAGFPVIKTIESFDFLAIPSLNKPRVLKLMQGEYIRRRENVILIGNSGVGKTHIATALGYEACRQGMKVKFYTAAGLINELLAAQQEYRLNKLEKQWLAPHLVILDELGYVPFSKIGAELLFQFCSSRYERGSLIITTNLEFPRWTEVLGDEQMTAALLDRLTHNAHILNINGESYRFKQALSKQANND, from the coding sequence ATGCCGGTCAATAAAATGCTTATCGAAACTTACATGAAGAAGCTAAAGATGCCACAGGTGGCAAAAACCTATGAATCCCTGGCAAGAGAAGCCGCAGACAATAATCTGGATTATGAAGAATACCTGCTGTGTGTGCTGGAACAGGAAGTACATCAGCGGGAGAATAACCGGATCCAGAGAGGGATCCGGCAAGCAGGCTTTCCTGTTATCAAAACGATTGAAAGCTTTGACTTCCTTGCCATACCTTCTTTGAACAAACCGCGGGTATTGAAACTCATGCAGGGAGAATATATCCGAAGAAGAGAAAATGTCATTTTGATAGGCAACTCCGGAGTAGGGAAAACCCATATTGCAACTGCGCTCGGTTACGAGGCTTGTCGGCAGGGTATGAAGGTCAAATTCTATACGGCAGCTGGTTTGATAAATGAATTGCTTGCAGCACAGCAGGAATATCGTCTTAATAAGCTTGAAAAGCAATGGCTGGCGCCGCATTTAGTGATCCTTGATGAATTAGGCTATGTGCCTTTCAGTAAAATCGGAGCAGAATTGTTGTTCCAGTTCTGCTCTTCCCGATATGAGAGGGGCAGCCTGATCATAACTACAAACTTAGAATTTCCAAGATGGACGGAGGTGTTAGGCGATGAGCAAATGACAGCCGCCCTGCTTGACCGCTTGACCCATAATGCGCACATTCTGAACATCAATGGTGAAAGCTACAGGTTTAAGCAGGCTCTTTCCAAGCAGGCAAATAATGACTGA
- a CDS encoding IS256-like element ISCth5 family transposase yields MATNNRMALLEQLSKYVVEKDKDFLKEALTLLINALMDAEVTSIIGAEKYERNNNRNNYRNGYRLREWDTRVGTLQLSIPKLRHGSYFPSLLEPRKMSEKALLNVVQEAYVHGVSTRKVDELVEALGMKGIDKSEVSRISKQLDEFVEEFKNRRLEGEYPYLWLDATFPKVREGGRVCSMALVIAVGVNQQGEREILGFDVGMSEDGAFWEEFLRRLVARGLKGVRLVISDAHEGLKAAIKKILTGSAWQRCRVHFMRNVLSQVPKHYQGMVSSIIRTIFAQNDQESAREQLRHVVDELKNRFPKAMKILEEAEEEILAYMAFPREHWAQIHSTNPLERLNREIRRRTDVVCIFPNREAVIRLVGAMLMEQNDEWKVGRRYFSLESMSKITSINEFTLTPVALLHK; encoded by the coding sequence GTGGCTACTAATAATAGAATGGCACTTTTAGAACAACTTAGCAAGTATGTTGTTGAAAAAGATAAAGATTTTTTAAAAGAAGCATTAACATTACTCATTAATGCCCTAATGGATGCGGAAGTTACATCAATAATAGGTGCTGAAAAGTATGAAAGAAATAATAATAGAAACAACTATCGCAATGGATATCGTCTAAGAGAATGGGATACTCGAGTAGGAACATTACAGTTAAGCATTCCCAAGTTACGTCACGGAAGTTATTTTCCAAGTCTTTTAGAACCGAGGAAAATGTCAGAGAAAGCATTATTGAATGTAGTTCAGGAAGCCTATGTTCATGGAGTAAGTACCAGGAAGGTGGATGAACTTGTAGAAGCTCTTGGAATGAAAGGGATTGATAAAAGCGAAGTATCAAGAATCAGTAAGCAACTGGATGAATTTGTAGAAGAATTTAAAAACCGTAGACTGGAAGGAGAATATCCTTACCTTTGGCTTGATGCCACTTTCCCCAAGGTTCGGGAAGGAGGCAGGGTATGCAGTATGGCACTAGTTATAGCAGTAGGAGTTAATCAACAAGGTGAACGGGAAATATTAGGTTTTGATGTAGGGATGAGTGAAGACGGGGCTTTTTGGGAGGAGTTTTTAAGAAGGCTGGTAGCAAGGGGTCTAAAAGGTGTAAGGCTTGTAATCAGTGATGCACATGAAGGGCTGAAGGCTGCAATAAAGAAGATTTTAACGGGAAGTGCATGGCAAAGATGCCGTGTACATTTTATGAGAAACGTATTAAGCCAGGTACCAAAGCATTATCAGGGAATGGTATCATCGATAATACGGACAATATTTGCCCAGAATGATCAGGAATCTGCGAGGGAACAGTTAAGGCATGTAGTAGATGAGCTTAAAAATCGTTTTCCAAAAGCAATGAAAATTCTTGAAGAAGCAGAAGAAGAAATCCTGGCATATATGGCTTTTCCCCGTGAGCATTGGGCACAGATACACTCCACCAATCCTCTTGAGAGACTTAACCGGGAAATTCGCCGTCGAACGGATGTTGTTTGCATATTTCCAAATCGTGAGGCGGTAATCCGATTGGTAGGAGCAATGCTCATGGAACAAAATGATGAATGGAAAGTAGGGCGGCGCTATTTCAGTCTGGAATCAATGTCAAAGATTACATCGATAAATGAATTTACATTGACACCAGTAGCTTTATTACATAAATGA
- a CDS encoding DUF3784 domain-containing protein, translating into MWFFIIMGVFLIVMGLTIHVFKWYFLISGYNTMPEEKKANVDVKGLGRLIGIYFYVNGAVSIAAGVFYALEPGKILISVIAFFMLSTFYVMIRAQKYDGNLYDENGKLRKGAWKQLVIPGAICVVTLIFVAVVMYFSYQPTRVSFLEEGIQIHGMYGEVYTWESIENVSLKEELPTIQIRTNGSALGSKLKGHFKTKELGSVKLFVNTENPPFIYLETNNGIVIFNMNDRDETQKIFNEILRKVE; encoded by the coding sequence ATGTGGTTTTTTATAATAATGGGTGTTTTCCTCATTGTGATGGGGCTGACAATTCATGTGTTTAAGTGGTACTTTTTAATCTCGGGTTATAACACCATGCCTGAGGAGAAAAAAGCGAATGTGGATGTAAAAGGCCTTGGACGGCTGATAGGAATATACTTCTATGTCAACGGCGCTGTATCCATTGCAGCCGGTGTGTTTTATGCTTTGGAGCCGGGAAAAATCCTGATTTCGGTCATTGCCTTTTTTATGCTTTCCACATTTTATGTGATGATTAGGGCTCAAAAGTACGACGGAAATCTTTATGACGAAAATGGAAAGCTTAGAAAAGGTGCGTGGAAGCAACTTGTGATTCCCGGGGCTATTTGTGTTGTAACGTTAATCTTTGTTGCCGTTGTGATGTATTTTTCATATCAGCCGACAAGAGTAAGTTTTCTTGAAGAAGGTATACAAATCCATGGTATGTACGGGGAAGTGTATACTTGGGAATCCATTGAAAATGTCAGTTTGAAGGAGGAACTGCCGACCATTCAAATACGCACCAATGGTTCGGCTCTGGGTTCAAAGTTAAAGGGACATTTTAAGACAAAAGAATTAGGTTCGGTCAAATTGTTTGTTAATACTGAAAATCCTCCCTTCATTTACCTTGAAACTAATAACGGCATTGTTATTTTTAATATGAATGACAGAGACGAAACTCAGAAAATTTTCAATGAGATTTTAAGAAAAGTGGAATAA
- the folE gene encoding GTP cyclohydrolase I FolE, which yields MIDKERIKAAVRELLIGIGEDPDREGLLETPDRVARMCEEIFAGLHQDPKSVVKVFQEENHEEMVMVKDIPIYSICEHHLLPFIGVAHVVYIPRKGKIMGLSKLARIVDIIARKPQLQERLGSEVANVIMESINPLGVAVVVEAEHLCMTMRGIKKAGSKTVTSALRGIIKTDARTRAEVMALINGR from the coding sequence ATGATAGACAAAGAGCGTATAAAGGCTGCTGTAAGGGAACTGCTGATCGGAATTGGAGAAGACCCTGACCGTGAGGGATTGCTTGAGACTCCCGACCGGGTGGCAAGGATGTGTGAGGAAATATTTGCCGGACTTCATCAGGACCCAAAGTCCGTTGTAAAGGTGTTTCAGGAGGAAAACCACGAGGAAATGGTGATGGTGAAAGATATTCCCATTTACTCAATTTGTGAGCATCACCTGCTGCCGTTTATAGGAGTGGCACATGTGGTTTATATTCCAAGAAAAGGCAAAATTATGGGGCTTAGCAAACTTGCCAGGATAGTTGACATTATCGCCAGAAAACCGCAGCTTCAGGAAAGGCTTGGCAGTGAAGTCGCCAATGTCATAATGGAGTCCATAAATCCCTTGGGAGTTGCAGTGGTGGTGGAGGCTGAACACTTGTGCATGACAATGAGGGGAATAAAGAAGGCGGGTTCAAAAACCGTAACTTCAGCACTTCGGGGTATTATCAAGACCGATGCCCGGACCAGGGCGGAGGTTATGGCTCTCATAAACGGAAGATGA
- the cphA gene encoding cyanophycin synthetase has product MRIQSIQCFAGRNIYSHKPVVKVTLDIGELYKLPTKDLGDFNERLLALFPGLKKHYCSLGYEGGFEERLKEGTYIGHVTEHLIIELQNILGYEVNYGKTRIVEEPSLYFIVFEYKNEKCAIECARAAVNIVLKLVRNEEVDTEAIINNLRAIAVETDMGPSTKAIYEEAKKRGIPVTRIGDGSVLRLGYGKYSRIVQASLTDFPSCINVDMAGNKQLAKRLLAENKIPVPDGDTAYSFEGALQIAREIGFPVVIKPVDSNQGKGVTLNIKDEQEMEIAYNEARKYSRVVLVEKYVKGKDYRVLVVGDRVAAVAERRPPFVIGDGVHTVEELVAIENLSSLRGDDHEKPLTKIKLDATALKVLKDQGIGKDHVPSLGERIYLRYNGNLSTGGTARECTDEIHPYNADIAVKAAQIIGLDIAGVDITTEDISVPISENGGAIIEINAAPGLRMHLFPSEGKTRNVAADILDMLFPEASPHSIPIVSVTGTNGKTTTTRLIGHTLACLGKKVGMTSTGGIFIGDECVLKGDNTGPTSAAMVLSSKEVEVAVLETARGGIVRKGLGYDLADVGVITNIAEDHLGIDGMNTLEDLAFAKSLVVEAVKPGGYSVLNADDKFVRYFMERAKGEIILFSKNNSNPVVKEHMQKGGKALYVDKDSIFIYNGKTAEVLMSVKEIPITYGGMIECNIENSLAAASALYGLNLSIEAIRKGLATFNPDMESNPGRFNIVDMGDFKVMLDYGHNPAGYLEVMKFLDKIDAKRLVGVIGMPGDRDDLSIYKAGEICSKCFSKIYIKEDSDLRGREPGEVAGILYDAVISSGTKKENVEIIYSEDRALEKALLDAQPGDFVVMFYENFERAAEVVERVRRELLENTDTAGPVIQNVG; this is encoded by the coding sequence GTGCGAATACAAAGTATACAATGTTTTGCAGGAAGAAATATTTACAGTCACAAGCCTGTCGTTAAGGTGACATTGGATATAGGAGAATTGTACAAATTACCAACAAAGGACCTTGGAGATTTTAATGAAAGACTTCTTGCCTTGTTTCCCGGATTAAAAAAACATTATTGTTCTTTGGGATATGAGGGCGGATTTGAAGAACGTTTGAAAGAAGGCACATATATAGGCCATGTAACGGAGCATTTGATTATAGAGCTTCAGAATATATTGGGATATGAAGTTAATTATGGCAAAACACGGATTGTTGAGGAACCGTCACTGTACTTTATAGTGTTTGAATATAAAAACGAAAAGTGCGCCATAGAGTGTGCAAGAGCGGCGGTAAACATTGTTTTAAAGCTTGTACGCAATGAAGAGGTTGATACGGAAGCAATTATAAATAATTTAAGGGCTATTGCAGTGGAAACGGATATGGGACCCAGTACAAAAGCGATCTATGAAGAGGCAAAAAAGAGGGGAATACCTGTAACGAGAATAGGCGACGGCAGTGTTCTAAGGCTGGGATACGGCAAGTATTCCCGGATTGTTCAGGCTTCTTTGACGGATTTTCCGAGCTGTATCAATGTCGATATGGCAGGAAACAAACAGCTTGCGAAACGCCTCTTGGCGGAAAACAAAATCCCTGTTCCCGACGGAGATACGGCCTACAGTTTTGAAGGTGCTTTGCAGATAGCACGGGAGATAGGTTTTCCGGTTGTAATAAAGCCGGTGGACAGCAATCAGGGAAAAGGAGTTACTCTTAATATTAAAGATGAGCAGGAAATGGAGATTGCATATAATGAAGCCCGGAAATATTCAAGAGTGGTACTGGTGGAGAAATATGTAAAGGGAAAAGATTACAGAGTTTTGGTGGTTGGTGACAGGGTTGCGGCGGTTGCCGAAAGAAGACCGCCTTTTGTAATTGGAGATGGCGTTCATACGGTGGAGGAGCTTGTCGCAATTGAAAATTTAAGCAGCTTAAGGGGGGACGACCATGAAAAGCCCCTTACAAAAATCAAGTTGGATGCCACAGCATTAAAGGTTTTGAAAGATCAGGGCATTGGCAAGGACCATGTACCTTCTTTGGGTGAAAGAATATATCTAAGATACAATGGAAACTTAAGCACAGGAGGTACCGCGAGGGAATGTACTGATGAGATACATCCGTATAATGCTGACATTGCGGTAAAGGCTGCACAAATTATAGGGCTTGATATTGCAGGTGTGGATATTACCACTGAGGATATATCGGTACCAATCAGCGAAAATGGTGGTGCCATAATTGAAATAAATGCCGCGCCGGGACTTAGAATGCATTTGTTTCCTTCGGAAGGGAAAACCAGAAATGTGGCGGCGGATATACTGGATATGTTGTTTCCGGAAGCATCCCCCCATTCGATTCCCATTGTATCTGTTACCGGTACTAACGGAAAGACGACCACCACGCGACTGATCGGGCATACTCTTGCCTGCCTGGGGAAAAAGGTGGGAATGACATCCACCGGAGGCATTTTCATTGGCGATGAATGTGTCTTAAAAGGAGACAACACCGGGCCGACAAGTGCGGCAATGGTATTGTCATCAAAAGAAGTGGAAGTTGCGGTACTTGAGACTGCAAGAGGCGGAATTGTGAGAAAAGGTCTGGGGTATGACCTTGCCGATGTGGGAGTTATAACCAATATTGCGGAAGACCACCTTGGTATTGACGGGATGAATACTCTTGAAGATTTGGCATTTGCCAAGTCATTGGTGGTTGAGGCGGTAAAACCTGGCGGATATTCTGTGTTGAATGCGGATGACAAGTTTGTGCGGTATTTTATGGAGAGGGCAAAAGGAGAAATTATTCTGTTCTCGAAAAATAACAGCAATCCTGTTGTGAAGGAGCATATGCAAAAAGGCGGAAAAGCGTTATATGTGGACAAAGACTCAATTTTCATATACAATGGAAAAACTGCCGAAGTTCTTATGAGTGTAAAAGAGATTCCAATAACCTACGGAGGAATGATTGAATGCAATATTGAAAATTCCCTTGCAGCTGCTTCGGCGCTGTATGGCTTGAATCTTTCCATTGAAGCCATACGAAAAGGACTGGCAACCTTTAATCCCGATATGGAATCCAACCCGGGAAGGTTTAATATCGTGGATATGGGCGATTTCAAGGTGATGCTTGATTACGGGCACAATCCGGCAGGATACCTTGAGGTTATGAAATTTTTGGACAAAATTGATGCAAAAAGGCTTGTAGGAGTTATAGGTATGCCGGGCGACAGGGATGACTTAAGCATATACAAGGCAGGAGAAATATGCAGCAAATGTTTTTCTAAAATTTATATAAAAGAGGATAGTGATCTTAGGGGAAGAGAGCCGGGAGAAGTGGCGGGAATTCTCTACGATGCCGTTATCAGCAGCGGAACCAAAAAAGAAAATGTGGAGATAATTTATTCTGAGGACAGAGCCCTTGAGAAAGCACTTCTTGACGCACAGCCCGGAGATTTTGTGGTTATGTTTTATGAGAATTTTGAAAGGGCGGCAGAGGTCGTGGAACGGGTCCGCAGAGAGCTTCTGGAGAATACTGATACGGCCGGTCCGGTAATTCAGAATGTTGGATAA
- a CDS encoding cyanophycinase, with protein MGQKVRGNLIIIGGAEDKVGKKTILKYVADIVREKKGSLVILTTATQKPQEVGNNYRQVFETLGLMDIDVLNINSRDEADLDENAERIRSSGGIFFTGGDQLRITSILGGTKVYKALHEVYSKGVVIVGTSAGASVMSNTMIVEGKDNEPARKCTMKMAPGLGFLEEAIIDQHFDQRGRIGRLLCGVAENPFMLGIGIDEDTAIRVYPDAHFEVLGSNAVTVIDGSTIKSTNVSELNPDEILAISGVTLHVLPCGYGFDMKKKRSNSTY; from the coding sequence ATGGGTCAGAAAGTAAGGGGAAATTTGATTATAATTGGCGGTGCCGAGGACAAGGTCGGGAAAAAAACCATATTAAAGTATGTTGCTGACATCGTCAGAGAAAAGAAAGGCAGTTTGGTGATATTGACCACAGCAACCCAAAAGCCTCAGGAGGTCGGAAACAATTACAGACAGGTGTTTGAAACGCTGGGATTAATGGATATAGATGTGTTGAATATAAATTCGCGCGATGAGGCGGACTTGGACGAGAATGCCGAAAGGATAAGAAGTTCCGGAGGTATTTTCTTTACCGGAGGGGATCAGCTCAGAATAACAAGCATTCTCGGAGGCACAAAAGTATATAAAGCCCTGCATGAGGTCTATTCAAAAGGTGTTGTGATTGTTGGGACAAGTGCAGGGGCATCCGTTATGAGCAATACGATGATAGTGGAAGGAAAGGACAATGAGCCGGCAAGGAAATGCACCATGAAAATGGCTCCGGGATTGGGATTTCTTGAAGAAGCCATAATTGACCAGCATTTTGACCAAAGGGGAAGAATAGGAAGACTTCTTTGCGGTGTGGCGGAAAACCCCTTTATGCTGGGAATAGGAATAGACGAGGATACAGCCATAAGAGTGTATCCTGACGCTCATTTTGAGGTGCTGGGAAGCAATGCCGTTACAGTGATTGACGGCAGCACTATAAAAAGCACCAATGTGTCTGAGCTCAATCCTGATGAGATACTGGCAATCTCCGGAGTAACGCTGCACGTTTTGCCTTGCGGCTACGGATTTGACATGAAAAAAAAGAGAAGTAATTCAACCTACTGA
- the iadA gene encoding beta-aspartyl-peptidase, translated as MEKKIFKLLKNGTCYIPEFIGKKDILVVQNKIYKIENHIDESVVPDLEIIDCSGKIVCPGLIDQHIHITGGGGEEGPGSRIPEIMLSECLTAGITTAVGVLGADSITRNISGLLAKARALEEEGLNTYIYTGSYRIPTATLTGSVMSDIALIDKIIGVGEIAVSDHRSSHPSLDMLKAVASEARMGGLVGKKAGVVHIHVGDGKKGLEPVIELVANSDFPIEMFVPTHLNRNRTLFFQAIEYAKMGGNIDLTAGETNETGYAVPDALKLLADAGVDMDRVTVSSDANGSIPAKEGCGPGVGRADELINDIRSSILSGKLTVEQALKTVTVNVAKVLKLYPKKGVIRPGSDADILVFGKEDLKLDKVFVNGEQFVNNGKVQKWGRYEEKWHG; from the coding sequence ATGGAGAAAAAGATATTTAAACTTCTAAAAAATGGTACATGCTATATTCCGGAGTTTATTGGGAAAAAAGATATTTTGGTGGTTCAAAATAAAATTTACAAAATTGAAAACCATATAGATGAGTCCGTTGTTCCGGACCTTGAAATTATTGATTGCAGCGGAAAAATAGTATGTCCCGGACTCATTGACCAGCATATCCATATTACAGGAGGTGGAGGAGAAGAGGGGCCGGGCAGCAGAATACCTGAAATTATGCTGTCCGAGTGCCTTACGGCCGGGATAACAACGGCTGTGGGGGTGTTGGGAGCCGACAGTATAACCAGGAACATATCGGGGCTTTTGGCGAAAGCAAGGGCGCTGGAGGAAGAAGGGCTTAACACATATATATATACCGGAAGCTACAGGATTCCTACGGCCACGCTTACAGGAAGCGTGATGTCCGATATAGCCCTGATTGACAAGATTATTGGGGTCGGCGAAATAGCTGTTTCGGACCACAGGTCTTCCCACCCTTCCCTTGACATGCTCAAGGCTGTAGCCAGTGAAGCCAGGATGGGGGGATTGGTCGGAAAAAAGGCCGGAGTCGTTCATATACATGTGGGAGACGGGAAAAAAGGGCTTGAGCCGGTTATTGAACTTGTGGCAAATTCTGATTTTCCCATAGAGATGTTTGTACCCACCCATTTAAACAGAAACAGAACTTTGTTTTTTCAGGCAATAGAATATGCCAAAATGGGGGGAAACATAGATTTGACGGCCGGGGAGACCAATGAGACAGGGTATGCGGTGCCGGATGCCTTAAAACTCCTTGCAGATGCAGGGGTGGATATGGACAGGGTAACTGTGTCATCGGATGCCAACGGCAGCATTCCGGCAAAAGAAGGATGCGGTCCGGGGGTTGGCAGGGCGGACGAGCTTATTAATGACATAAGGAGCAGTATTTTAAGCGGTAAATTGACTGTGGAGCAGGCTTTAAAAACTGTCACCGTGAATGTGGCAAAAGTACTTAAACTTTACCCGAAAAAAGGTGTTATTAGACCGGGAAGTGATGCGGACATACTTGTCTTTGGAAAAGAAGACCTGAAGCTGGACAAGGTGTTTGTAAACGGTGAGCAGTTTGTGAATAACGGCAAGGTGCAAAAATGGGGACGGTATGAAGAAAAATGGCATGGATAA
- a CDS encoding LexA family protein, whose amino-acid sequence MSSDFDFLTAKQKKVYMVIESFIKSKGIPPTVREIGELVGEKTPGAVQGILNRLEQKGVIKREVGMARSIQLVNTNSQYAPHVYLPKIKKVSQRNVNDLLNIYNIINYLPVPSSLFPEGSDCFIIDCPDNSLSESGIKYEDVLVISRNYELKDGDIVMILYENHVLLRYYTHHDNPDLVILKADSDLLGKEVFNRNEVTIIGKLVGKYTKY is encoded by the coding sequence GTGTCTTCAGATTTTGATTTCTTAACCGCAAAACAAAAAAAGGTATACATGGTTATTGAGTCTTTCATCAAATCCAAAGGTATACCTCCTACCGTAAGGGAAATTGGGGAATTGGTAGGTGAAAAAACCCCCGGTGCTGTACAGGGAATACTTAACCGTTTGGAGCAAAAAGGAGTAATCAAAAGAGAGGTGGGTATGGCAAGGTCCATACAGCTTGTTAACACCAACTCCCAATATGCTCCCCATGTATATTTGCCAAAAATTAAAAAAGTAAGTCAGAGAAACGTCAATGACTTGCTTAACATCTACAACATTATTAACTACCTTCCTGTACCTTCCAGCCTGTTCCCGGAAGGCAGCGACTGCTTTATAATTGATTGTCCGGACAACAGCCTTTCCGAAAGCGGAATAAAGTACGAAGACGTTCTTGTAATAAGCAGAAATTATGAATTAAAAGACGGGGATATCGTTATGATATTGTATGAAAATCACGTACTTTTAAGATACTACACTCATCACGATAATCCCGATCTGGTTATTTTAAAGGCTGACAGCGATCTTCTGGGAAAAGAAGTGTTTAACAGGAATGAAGTTACAATAATCGGTAAACTTGTTGGTAAATATACTAAGTATTGA